The Lytechinus pictus isolate F3 Inbred unplaced genomic scaffold, Lp3.0 scaffold_116, whole genome shotgun sequence nucleotide sequence CAATATCCTTGaacaccgggggggggggggggtacacgcCTAGTAAGGTATACACAGGAGTGTGACGCTCTAATGGGCGACTTTTTGGCCAAAAAAATTATACtatatatttttgcccatttcgtcgataaattgcacaaaaagGTAATTATTCTTAATAAAACCCCTAATAATGGGTTCCCTTCTCCGCCAAAATGAACCTTAAAAATGGGTTGGGTTTTGCGGCTTCAGCGACACACTCCCATCAGAACCAAATCTGAGTCCCCCCCTTGGGTTTTAACATCATATTATGACTGTTCTGTGTTTCTTTGTGGAATTCCTGGGTCtaatatgatttaaactcaAAACAGTGAACCAAAATTCACTTGTTAATTAAAAAAGATGGGTTCTCTTCTATAGAAACATCATGTTAAAAAAAGCCCATTTATACAATGAAAACAAGGGAAAATCTTGACAAGAAGAGCCAATATCAAAACAAAGTGCAAAGTGtatcaaaatgtacaaaatatttggcATATTATAGTCATTGAATTTAACACCATCATTGTACAAAAACATTGATATTCTACAGTCTCTTGAACTCTCTTCATGAACCAAATTGGTCCTACATTAATctaattcaaaatgaaggttCTCTTTAAGTGCTTTGAACATGATATGCCTTGTATCATGTACATTTTAACAACAGATCATTTTAATTATAGGGTAGAATACCTCATTTCGATTACTAAAGAGTGAATCGACATAAAATCTACCTATTTTAAATTGGGGCTTTATTGCTGCACTTACTTCTTTCTTTGGAttagttttcaattttgtctCTTTCTGATGTCAAATAccattttgataaatttgagctcattattaaaaggaaaattGAATAATGTACATACATCTATATTCATCCAATCAAAGCATATTcggagcaagaaaaaaaatgcagcgGGAAGTGGTTGTCTCTATGGTAATGTTAGTAAACAGATTTTCCAAAAGTGACACAGAAGATTTGTTCACCTTTCACAAAAATCGTCTATGCCCACCAAAGAGTGAATGTAATGGCAAAATGAGATCATCACTGAATCACGCACACCCAAATTTATCTGAAATGGTGAAATACGTTTATACATTTGGTACCAAAGTTACTTGGGAAGCCATTTTCTGAGAGTACACTTTTGTGATACACTACATTGTATGTATAGATACCAGATTGATTTCTGCAtattaattcattcaatataattttttggtGTTTCAACAACATATCTGAAGCATGAAGATGTTTAATACTAAACCTTTGCAAATATGCACAATTGCTATCACTGCCATATGTCTCACACCTACAAATTTCAAGCTAATTAATAAATGTAAACAATTAGAGAAGACAGCCTACTTTCATCTTCATAAAGCAATGAGTTGTTCTGAGGAAGTTTAATAAAGGACAAAAATAAAGGGTTTTCTGCAAAATGTAGTCAGGTAGTGTTATGTTTATGCTGCATATTTAATTAATGATGTATGCTGCGTACGGGAAGTCAACTTTGAACTTGGGTAAGCCTTCATGTTTCTCAAAGCCAATACACCGATATTTGACAGTTTCCCGCATTAATTTAAGATATAAAGCAACAAAATTCAAGATTAAACTTGAAACTGTGCAGTACCCTGTAGGAAATGTACAAGTAACCAGTAGCCATTAACCAAAATCAAAGTTCATATATCCTGATGCTAATATACAATCCCACTCTTGGCGAAATTCCCGGTAACTTCCATAGGTACTTGGAAGTTCAAGAGTAGGCCCACATGTATGTGCCACTGGTCGCCTGCCTGCACCTTCTAGAGACGTGAATTGAACCATTATTTTGGAAACGCTCATCACTTCAGATCCTGTCAGAAAATGCATTAATTTTTTCAATCCTTTCTTGTCTTGCCCCTTAATGTACTGCATGAGGAGACGCACCGAGTTTGTCTCTTCCTGGTTGGATGGAATAGCTGAAAAGCTCTCAGACTTTCTTTGTTGTAGGTTGGAGCTCTTGGTATATGCTGAGAACTACCGAGGGGGTTGGAAGATTGCTTAACAACTGAGGAGTCACAACTTCCCTCATACACTGCATCGCATAGCTCCCGTTCTGGATGATGACCTTGTGCGCCAACTGGAACATAAGTGCTAATGATTTCCCTTCTTTTGGTATGGTATGCCCACCTTCTCGGTCAAGGAGGTCAACGAGTGCTTCATGCTCTTCCTCTGTTGTGTTTTCAGACAGTGCAGACTGAACACAAGCTCGATCTCCATCATTTAGGTAAAGCTTGAAAGACTCCATCAAAGTGTCAGGCAGGACTGCATCTTCACCAAATAGCATGCCAATGACGAAAGCTGGTGCCATTCTAAGAGGGAAAATTTTGTGGTCTATGAATCCTTTCACAAGGATTCTTCCAACGGCTGTTGCATTTTTCCCCAACTTTAGATGCCTCGTTCTGCCACCCTTAGATGTTCGAATCTGCTTGTACTCCATACTGGCCACATCAAAGTCTTTCCACCCTATCTCCAccctcctttcctctttttctgcAT carries:
- the LOC135158759 gene encoding uncharacterized protein LOC135158759, with protein sequence MEKLKDFLRQRGLKEDIIQKMVEDKQVDVEIIPLLDDKKLAEYIPAYGDRVAVVTFCKCESGPSCSTSSPKAAKPSMVDNRLKIKIKKSQKKNIGNRNAEKEERRVEIGWKDFDVASMEYKQIRTSKGGRTRHLKLGKNATAVGRILVKGFIDHKIFPLRMAPAFVIGMLFGEDAVLPDTLMESFKLYLNDGDRACVQSALSENTTEEEHEALVDLLDREGGHTIPKEGKSLALMFQLAHKVIIQNGSYAMQCMREVVTPQLLSNLPTPSVVLSIYQELQPTTKKEETNSVRLLMQYIKGQDKKGLKKLMHFLTGSEVMSVSKIMVQFTSLEGAGRRPVAHTCGPTLELPSTYGSYREFRQEWDCILASGYMNFDFG